A genome region from Methylobacterium sp. FF17 includes the following:
- the cyoB gene encoding cytochrome o ubiquinol oxidase subunit I, which produces MFSNPDLQKLLFGRLTLDAVPLHEPILLITFAMVGLGGVAVLGALTYFRLWGTLWRDWFTSVDHKKIGIMYIVLALVMLLRGFADALMMRAQQAMAFGPNEGYLPPHHYDQIFTAHGVIMIFFVAMPLVTGLMNFVVPLQIGARDVAFPFLNNFSFWMTVSGAVTVMASLFVGEFARTGWLAYPPLSGPAMSPGVGVDYYIWALQIAGIGTLLSGINLIATIVKMRAPGMTMMKMPVFTWTALCTNILIVAAFPILTAVLALLSLDRYVGTHFFSNDLGGNPMMYVNLIWIWGHPEVYILILPAFGVFSEIVSTFSSKRLFGYASMVYATVVITILSYLVWLHHFFTMGSGASVNSFFGITTMIISIPTGAKIFNWLFTMYKGRIRFDVPMLWTVGFMVTFVIGGMTGVLLAVPPADFVLHNSLFLIAHFHNVIIGGVLFGMLAGITYWFPKAFGFKLDEFWGKVSFWFWLTGFWFAFAPLYVLGLMGVTRRVQHFDDPSLQIWFVIAAFGAFLILLGIASFGVTLLVSFLKRDQLRDTTGDPWGGRTLEWATSSPPPDYNFAFTPVIHDHDAWWDMKKRGYARPLTGFKPIHMPKNTATGLILGVLSIVFSFAMIWYIWWLAAFSFLVIAVVTIGHTFNYNRDFYIPADEVIRTEGQRTALMAERV; this is translated from the coding sequence ATGTTCTCCAATCCGGATCTCCAGAAGCTCCTGTTCGGGCGTTTGACGCTCGACGCCGTGCCGCTTCATGAGCCGATCCTCCTCATCACCTTCGCGATGGTCGGCCTCGGCGGCGTCGCGGTGCTCGGCGCGCTCACGTATTTCCGGCTCTGGGGAACCCTCTGGCGCGACTGGTTCACCTCCGTCGATCATAAGAAGATCGGCATCATGTACATCGTGCTCGCCCTGGTCATGCTGCTGCGCGGCTTTGCCGACGCGCTGATGATGCGCGCGCAGCAGGCGATGGCCTTCGGGCCGAACGAGGGCTACCTGCCGCCGCACCACTACGACCAGATCTTCACCGCCCACGGCGTGATCATGATCTTCTTCGTGGCGATGCCGCTGGTCACGGGCCTGATGAACTTCGTCGTTCCGCTGCAGATCGGCGCGCGCGACGTCGCCTTTCCGTTTCTCAACAACTTCAGCTTCTGGATGACGGTGTCCGGCGCCGTGACGGTGATGGCTTCGCTGTTCGTTGGTGAGTTCGCCCGCACCGGCTGGCTCGCCTATCCGCCGCTCTCGGGACCCGCCATGAGCCCCGGCGTCGGGGTGGACTACTACATCTGGGCGCTGCAGATCGCCGGCATCGGGACGTTGCTCTCGGGCATCAATCTCATCGCCACCATCGTGAAGATGCGCGCGCCCGGCATGACCATGATGAAGATGCCCGTCTTCACCTGGACGGCGCTCTGCACCAACATCCTCATCGTCGCCGCCTTCCCGATCCTTACGGCCGTTCTCGCGCTGCTGTCGCTCGACCGCTACGTCGGCACGCACTTCTTCTCGAACGACCTCGGCGGCAACCCGATGATGTACGTGAACCTCATCTGGATCTGGGGTCACCCGGAGGTCTACATCCTCATCCTGCCGGCGTTCGGCGTGTTCTCCGAGATCGTCTCGACCTTCTCGAGCAAGCGCCTCTTCGGTTACGCCTCGATGGTCTACGCGACCGTCGTCATCACGATCCTGTCCTACCTCGTGTGGCTGCACCACTTCTTCACGATGGGCTCGGGCGCCAGCGTGAACTCGTTCTTCGGCATCACGACGATGATCATCTCGATCCCGACGGGCGCCAAGATCTTCAACTGGCTGTTCACCATGTACAAGGGCCGCATCCGCTTCGACGTGCCCATGCTCTGGACCGTCGGCTTCATGGTGACCTTCGTCATCGGCGGCATGACCGGCGTGCTGCTCGCGGTGCCCCCGGCCGACTTCGTGCTGCACAACTCGCTGTTCCTCATCGCCCACTTCCACAACGTGATCATCGGCGGCGTGCTGTTCGGTATGCTGGCGGGTATCACCTACTGGTTCCCGAAGGCGTTCGGCTTCAAGCTCGACGAGTTCTGGGGCAAGGTGTCGTTCTGGTTCTGGCTCACCGGCTTCTGGTTCGCCTTCGCGCCGCTCTACGTGCTCGGCCTGATGGGCGTCACCCGCCGCGTCCAGCACTTCGACGATCCGTCGCTCCAGATCTGGTTCGTGATCGCGGCCTTCGGTGCCTTCCTCATCCTGCTCGGCATCGCCTCCTTCGGCGTCACCCTGCTCGTCAGCTTCCTGAAGCGCGACCAGCTGCGGGACACCACCGGCGATCCGTGGGGCGGCCGCACCCTTGAGTGGGCGACCTCCTCGCCGCCGCCGGACTACAACTTCGCCTTCACGCCCGTGATCCACGATCACGACGCGTGGTGGGACATGAAGAAGCGCGGCTACGCCCGTCCGCTGACCGGCTTCAAGCCGATCCACATGCCGAAGAACACCGCCACGGGCCTGATCCTCGGCGTCCTGAGCATCGTCTTCTCGTTCGCGATGATCTGGTACATCTGGTGGCTCGCAGCCTTCAGCTTCCTGGTCATCGCGGTGGTCACCATCGGCCACACCTTCAACTACAACCGCGA